One Sodalis praecaptivus DNA segment encodes these proteins:
- the pabC gene encoding aminodeoxychorismate lyase: protein MYWINGIPQAQLPLTDRAVHFGDGFFTTARLLNGDIPLLTWHLERLAQAGQRLLFAPFDVDALRGEMLAAAHGGGDGVIKALISRGSGGRGYSFRGCDAPQRIVARTPAPAQYPRWRQEGVRLSLSPVRLARNPLLAGIKHNNRLEQVLVRAHLDRDGADEALVLDTEGVVVECCSANLFWRQGREVFTPALRYAGVAGVMRRHVMSLLPTLGYSLEEVSVGPDALDTADEVFITNALLPVVPVWAIDSRQYADRTLYLQLSPLC, encoded by the coding sequence ATGTATTGGATCAACGGTATCCCGCAGGCACAATTGCCGCTCACCGATCGTGCCGTACATTTCGGCGATGGTTTCTTCACCACCGCCCGGTTGCTTAATGGAGACATTCCTCTGCTGACGTGGCATCTCGAACGGCTGGCGCAGGCGGGGCAGCGGTTGCTGTTCGCGCCATTCGATGTCGACGCCCTGCGTGGTGAAATGCTGGCGGCCGCACACGGCGGCGGCGATGGCGTGATCAAAGCGCTGATAAGCCGCGGCAGCGGCGGCAGGGGCTATAGCTTTCGCGGCTGCGACGCGCCGCAGCGCATCGTTGCGCGCACTCCTGCGCCGGCGCAGTATCCCCGCTGGCGCCAGGAAGGCGTGCGGCTGAGCCTAAGCCCGGTGCGCCTGGCGCGTAATCCGCTGCTGGCGGGTATTAAGCACAATAACCGTTTGGAGCAGGTGCTCGTGCGCGCCCACCTGGACCGCGACGGCGCGGACGAGGCGCTGGTGCTGGACACTGAGGGTGTGGTGGTGGAGTGTTGCAGCGCCAATCTTTTCTGGCGCCAAGGGCGAGAGGTGTTCACCCCCGCGCTGCGTTATGCCGGCGTCGCCGGCGTGATGCGTCGCCACGTCATGTCGCTGCTGCCGACGCTGGGCTACTCGCTGGAGGAAGTGAGCGTCGGGCCCGACGCCCTGGACACGGCGGATGAGGTGTTTATCACCAACGCCCTGTTGCCGGTGGTGCCGGTGTGGGCGATAGACAGCCGGCAGTATGCCGACAGAACGCTCTACCTGCAGCTTAGTCCGCTGTGTTGA
- the fabF gene encoding beta-ketoacyl-ACP synthase II — protein MSKRRVVVTGLGMLSPVGNTVESTWSALLAGQSGIGLIDHFDTTAYATRFAGLVKNFNSEDYLSRKEARKMDAFIQYGVAAGLQAMQDSGLVVTEENADRIGAAIGSGIGGLGLIEENHSALVNGGPRKISPFFVPSTIVNMVAGHLSIMCGLRGPSISIATACTTGVHNIGHAARIIAYDDADVMLAGGAEKGSTPLGVGGFGAARALSTRNDDPQAASRPWDRDRDGFVLGDGAGVMVLEEYEHAKRRGAKIYAEVVGFGMSSDAYHMTSPPDDGAGAARSMINALRDAGITPAQVAYINAHGTSTPAGDKAETQAVKAVFAESAGKVMVSSTKSMTGHLLGAAGAIEAIFSVLALRDQAIPPTINLDNPDEGCDLDYVPKEARQVKGMDYTLCNSFGFGGTNGSLVFRAI, from the coding sequence GTGTCTAAGCGTCGAGTAGTTGTGACCGGACTTGGCATGTTGTCTCCTGTCGGCAATACCGTAGAATCTACGTGGAGCGCGCTCCTTGCCGGACAGAGTGGCATCGGCCTGATCGACCATTTTGATACTACTGCCTATGCAACACGTTTTGCAGGCTTAGTTAAAAATTTTAATTCTGAAGATTATCTGTCGCGCAAAGAAGCCCGCAAGATGGATGCCTTCATCCAGTATGGCGTCGCCGCCGGCCTCCAGGCAATGCAGGACTCCGGCCTGGTGGTAACCGAAGAAAACGCCGATCGTATCGGCGCGGCCATCGGTTCGGGTATCGGCGGCCTGGGGCTGATTGAAGAGAATCACAGCGCCCTGGTGAACGGCGGACCGCGCAAAATCAGTCCGTTCTTCGTCCCCTCGACCATTGTCAATATGGTGGCAGGCCATTTGTCCATCATGTGTGGCCTGCGCGGGCCGAGCATCTCCATTGCCACCGCCTGTACCACCGGCGTGCATAATATCGGCCATGCGGCGCGCATTATCGCTTATGACGACGCGGACGTGATGCTGGCGGGGGGCGCCGAGAAAGGCAGCACGCCGCTGGGCGTCGGCGGTTTTGGCGCGGCGCGGGCGCTGTCGACCCGCAACGACGATCCCCAGGCCGCAAGCCGTCCTTGGGATCGCGACCGCGACGGTTTCGTTCTTGGCGACGGCGCGGGCGTGATGGTGCTGGAGGAGTATGAGCACGCCAAACGGCGCGGCGCGAAAATCTACGCCGAAGTGGTCGGATTTGGCATGAGCAGCGATGCGTACCACATGACCTCGCCGCCGGATGACGGCGCCGGCGCCGCGCGATCGATGATCAACGCGCTACGCGATGCGGGCATAACGCCGGCGCAGGTGGCCTATATCAATGCGCACGGTACCTCGACGCCCGCCGGCGATAAAGCCGAAACCCAGGCGGTGAAAGCGGTATTCGCCGAGTCCGCCGGCAAAGTGATGGTGAGCTCCACGAAGTCGATGACGGGGCATCTGCTGGGGGCGGCCGGCGCTATTGAAGCCATCTTCAGCGTGTTGGCGTTACGCGATCAGGCGATTCCTCCGACCATTAATCTGGATAATCCCGACGAAGGTTGCGACCTGGACTATGTGCCGAAAGAAGCGCGTCAGGTCAAGGGGATGGATTACACCTTGTGCAACTCGTTCGGCTTCGGCGGCACCAACGGCTCGCTGGTGTTCCGCGCGATTTAA
- the acpP gene encoding acyl carrier protein, producing the protein MSTIEESVKAIIAEQLGVKKEEVVNNASFVDDLGADSLDTVELVMALEEEFDTEIPDEEAEKITTVQAAIDFIQASQQ; encoded by the coding sequence ATGAGCACTATCGAAGAAAGCGTTAAGGCAATCATCGCTGAGCAACTGGGCGTTAAGAAAGAAGAAGTCGTAAATAATGCTTCTTTCGTTGACGACCTCGGCGCTGACTCTCTTGACACCGTTGAGCTGGTAATGGCGCTGGAAGAAGAGTTCGATACCGAAATTCCGGACGAAGAAGCTGAGAAAATCACTACTGTTCAGGCAGCAATTGATTTTATTCAGGCAAGCCAGCAGTAA
- the fabG gene encoding 3-oxoacyl-ACP reductase FabG, producing MSFEGKIALVTGASRGIGRAIAETLAARGATVIGTATSESGAAAISAYLGDSGKGMELDVSSNDSIEAFLEKMRAEFGDADILVNNAGITRDNLLMRMKEDEWQSILDTNLTSVFRMSKAVMRAMMKKRYGRIITIGSVVGAMGNAGQANYAAAKAGLIGFSKSLAREVASRGITVNVVAPGFIATDMTEALTDEHRAGILSQIPANRLGYPKEIASAVAFFASEEAAYITGETIHVNGGMYML from the coding sequence ATGAGCTTTGAAGGTAAAATTGCGCTGGTGACCGGCGCTAGCCGGGGTATTGGCCGCGCGATAGCGGAAACGCTCGCGGCGCGTGGCGCGACTGTGATTGGTACCGCTACCAGTGAATCAGGCGCGGCTGCTATCAGCGCCTATCTGGGCGACAGCGGTAAAGGAATGGAATTGGATGTTTCCAGTAACGATTCCATCGAGGCTTTTTTAGAGAAAATGCGCGCAGAATTTGGCGACGCGGATATTTTAGTGAATAATGCGGGCATTACGCGTGATAATCTGCTGATGCGCATGAAAGAAGACGAATGGCAGTCTATTCTTGATACTAATCTGACGTCCGTATTCCGCATGTCGAAAGCGGTAATGCGGGCCATGATGAAAAAGCGCTACGGCAGAATTATTACAATCGGTTCTGTTGTTGGCGCCATGGGCAATGCGGGACAGGCCAATTATGCCGCCGCCAAGGCGGGGTTAATTGGCTTTAGTAAATCGCTGGCGCGTGAAGTCGCCTCGCGCGGCATTACGGTCAACGTGGTGGCGCCGGGATTTATCGCGACAGATATGACCGAAGCGTTGACAGATGAGCACCGTGCGGGCATTTTGTCCCAGATTCCGGCAAATCGTCTCGGCTATCCGAAAGAAATCGCCAGTGCTGTCGCTTTTTTCGCCTCTGAGGAGGCGGCATACATTACCGGCGAAACGATACATGTCAATGGCGGCATGTATATGCTGTAA
- the fabD gene encoding ACP S-malonyltransferase, whose protein sequence is MTVFAMVFPGQGSQTVGMLAELAAEHAVVEATFAEASAALGYDLWQRVQQGPAEELNKTWQTQPALLASSVALWRVWQQQAGRAPALLAGHSLGEYSALVCAGSLDFTAAIALVALRGKLMQEAVPAGSGAMSAIIGLDNDAIAAACERAAQGQVVSPVNFNSPGQVVIAGHKEAVERAGVFCKEAGAKRALPLPVSVPSHCALMKPAAEKLAQALEAVTFVAPQIPVINNVDVRAEQDPAAIRQALVRQLYSPVRWTETVEYLAAQGVEVLLEVGPGKVLTGLTKRIVGTLSGAAVNDPASLAAAIEL, encoded by the coding sequence ATGACTGTTTTTGCCATGGTATTTCCAGGACAGGGCTCCCAGACGGTGGGGATGCTGGCGGAGCTGGCGGCGGAGCACGCGGTGGTCGAGGCGACGTTCGCCGAAGCGTCCGCCGCTCTGGGCTATGATTTGTGGCAGCGGGTGCAGCAAGGCCCGGCTGAAGAGCTGAACAAAACCTGGCAGACCCAGCCGGCATTATTGGCGTCATCTGTTGCCCTGTGGCGCGTCTGGCAGCAGCAGGCCGGACGGGCGCCGGCGCTGCTGGCTGGTCACAGTCTAGGCGAGTATTCGGCGCTGGTTTGCGCCGGCAGTCTGGATTTCACCGCGGCAATTGCGCTGGTGGCGCTGCGCGGCAAACTAATGCAGGAAGCGGTACCGGCCGGTAGCGGCGCAATGTCCGCTATCATCGGGCTGGACAACGATGCTATTGCCGCCGCCTGTGAGCGGGCGGCTCAGGGGCAAGTGGTTTCGCCGGTGAATTTCAATTCGCCGGGTCAGGTGGTTATCGCCGGGCATAAGGAAGCGGTGGAACGGGCCGGCGTATTCTGTAAGGAAGCCGGGGCTAAGCGCGCGTTGCCGTTGCCGGTCAGCGTGCCGTCCCATTGTGCCCTGATGAAGCCCGCCGCGGAGAAACTGGCGCAGGCGTTGGAAGCGGTAACATTTGTCGCGCCGCAGATCCCGGTGATCAATAACGTTGATGTACGCGCGGAGCAGGATCCGGCGGCCATCCGTCAAGCATTGGTGCGCCAGCTTTATAGCCCGGTGCGCTGGACTGAAACCGTGGAGTACCTTGCGGCCCAGGGCGTAGAGGTGTTGTTGGAAGTCGGCCCGGGTAAGGTGCTTACCGGACTCACCAAACGTATTGTCGGCACCCTGTCGGGCGCGGCGGTGAACGATCCCGCCTCGCTGGCCGCAGCGATTGAACTTTAA
- a CDS encoding beta-ketoacyl-ACP synthase III produces the protein MFTKILGTGSYLPAQIRSNADLEKMVDTSDEWIVTRTGIRERRIASADETVSSMGRHAAEQALNMAGIEAEKVGMVIVATTSSSHAFPSSACQIQRDLGINDCIAFDMAAACAGFAYALGVADTYIKNGAVEYALVVGSDTLSHTLDPEDRGTLILFGDGAGAVVLGRSATPGIISTHLHADGRYGDLLTLPYHNRLDPAASAYLTMSGNEVFKVAVTELAHIVDETLSANALDRSELDWLVPHQANLRIITATAKRLGMGMEKVVVTLDRHGNTSAASVPLALDEAVRDGRIQPGQLVLLEAFGGGFTWGSALLRF, from the coding sequence ATGTTTACTAAGATTCTCGGTACCGGGAGCTATCTTCCGGCGCAAATTCGGTCCAACGCCGACCTGGAAAAAATGGTGGACACTTCGGATGAGTGGATTGTCACCCGAACCGGCATCCGTGAACGCCGCATCGCCAGTGCCGATGAAACCGTCTCCAGTATGGGGCGTCATGCCGCTGAACAAGCGCTGAATATGGCCGGCATCGAGGCGGAAAAAGTCGGCATGGTGATTGTTGCCACCACCTCGTCCAGCCACGCGTTTCCCAGTTCAGCCTGTCAGATTCAGCGCGACCTGGGGATCAACGACTGCATCGCTTTCGATATGGCGGCGGCCTGCGCCGGTTTTGCCTATGCGCTCGGGGTAGCGGACACCTATATCAAAAACGGCGCGGTCGAGTATGCGCTGGTGGTAGGGTCCGATACGTTAAGCCATACCCTGGACCCCGAGGATCGCGGTACGTTGATTCTGTTCGGTGACGGGGCGGGCGCGGTGGTACTCGGACGCTCGGCGACACCGGGCATCATTTCCACGCATCTGCACGCCGATGGCCGCTATGGCGATCTGCTGACGCTTCCGTATCATAATCGCCTGGATCCCGCCGCTTCCGCTTACCTGACGATGTCGGGTAACGAAGTGTTCAAGGTGGCGGTCACCGAACTGGCGCATATCGTTGACGAAACGCTCAGCGCCAACGCGCTCGATCGCAGCGAGCTGGACTGGCTGGTGCCGCATCAGGCCAACCTGCGCATCATTACCGCCACCGCCAAACGCCTGGGAATGGGCATGGAAAAAGTGGTGGTCACACTGGATAGGCACGGCAATACCTCCGCCGCTTCGGTGCCGCTGGCGCTCGATGAAGCGGTGCGCGACGGTCGCATTCAGCCGGGACAGCTGGTGCTGCTTGAAGCCTTTGGTGGCGGTTTCACCTGGGGCTCGGCGCTGTTACGGTTTTAA
- the plsX gene encoding phosphate acyltransferase PlsX, with the protein MRRLTLALDAMGGDFGPAVTVPAALQALVSYPQLELLLVGNPAAINPLLVKTDSVLRERLTVIPAESVITSDAKPSQAIRASRGTSMRVALELIKDGRAQACVSAGNTGALMGLAKLVLKPLDGIERPALMVVLPHQKQGKTVVLDLGANVACDGSMLAQFAVMGAVMAEHIVGVNNPRVALLNIGEEETKGLDPIQHAAALLRDVPSINYIGYLEANELLTGKTDVLVCDGFVGNVTLKTMEGVIRVFLSLLKSSGESGRQGWLMQWVKRWMKRRLIRQFGQLNPDQYNGACLIGLRGTVIKSHGAANQRAFTAAIEQAMQAVERQIPERIAARLDAVLPKSD; encoded by the coding sequence TTGAGACGTCTAACCCTTGCGTTAGATGCAATGGGCGGTGACTTTGGTCCCGCCGTGACGGTGCCTGCAGCATTGCAGGCACTGGTCTCATATCCGCAACTTGAACTGCTGCTCGTCGGCAATCCCGCAGCGATTAATCCTTTACTGGTAAAAACCGATTCCGTTCTGCGCGAGCGATTGACGGTCATACCCGCTGAATCGGTTATTACCAGTGACGCCAAACCGTCGCAGGCCATACGGGCCAGCCGCGGGACATCCATGCGCGTTGCGCTGGAGCTTATCAAGGACGGCCGCGCCCAGGCCTGCGTCAGCGCCGGCAATACCGGCGCGCTGATGGGGCTGGCGAAGCTGGTGCTAAAACCCCTCGACGGTATTGAGCGGCCGGCGCTGATGGTGGTTTTGCCCCATCAAAAGCAGGGCAAAACGGTGGTGCTGGATTTGGGCGCCAACGTCGCCTGCGATGGTTCGATGCTGGCGCAATTCGCCGTCATGGGCGCGGTGATGGCGGAGCACATCGTGGGGGTGAATAACCCGCGCGTAGCGCTTTTGAATATCGGCGAGGAAGAAACCAAGGGCCTCGACCCTATTCAGCACGCGGCGGCACTGTTACGAGATGTTCCGTCAATCAATTATATCGGCTATCTTGAAGCCAATGAATTATTGACGGGAAAAACCGATGTCCTGGTCTGTGACGGTTTTGTTGGTAACGTCACATTAAAGACTATGGAAGGGGTGATAAGAGTTTTTCTGTCATTGCTGAAATCCTCTGGGGAAAGCGGCAGGCAGGGTTGGCTGATGCAATGGGTCAAGCGCTGGATGAAACGTCGCCTGATTCGTCAATTCGGGCAACTGAATCCCGACCAATATAATGGCGCTTGCCTGATAGGTTTGCGAGGCACCGTAATTAAAAGCCACGGTGCGGCAAATCAGCGCGCGTTTACCGCCGCTATCGAACAGGCAATGCAAGCGGTGGAGCGGCAGATCCCGGAGCGGATTGCCGCACGCCTGGATGCGGTACTACCCAAGAGTGATTAA
- the rpmF gene encoding 50S ribosomal protein L32, with translation MAVQQNKPTRSKRGMRRSHDALTTSTVSVDKASGETHLRHHITADGFYRGRKVIAK, from the coding sequence ATGGCCGTACAACAAAATAAACCCACCCGTTCCAAACGTGGTATGCGCCGTTCTCACGACGCGCTGACCACCTCCACTGTATCAGTGGACAAAGCTTCCGGTGAAACCCACCTGCGTCACCACATCACCGCCGACGGTTTCTACCGCGGTCGTAAAGTTATCGCCAAGTAA
- the yceD gene encoding 23S rRNA accumulation protein YceD gives MQKVKLPLTIDAVRTAQKRLDYAGVYAPERVTRVAESVVSVESDVEAALSFAIDNQRLAVISGHADVEVTLRCQRCNQPFAHQVHTTFSFSPVVSDEQAEALPEAYEAVYVDEFGEVDLLAMIEDEIILSLPIAPVHDPEHCEVSATEQVFGKLPAEAEKPNPFSVLASLKHK, from the coding sequence ATGCAAAAGGTAAAATTACCCTTGACCATTGATGCGGTACGCACCGCTCAGAAACGCCTGGACTACGCTGGAGTCTATGCGCCTGAGCGGGTAACGCGTGTTGCCGAATCCGTGGTGAGTGTGGAGAGTGATGTCGAGGCCGCGTTGTCGTTCGCAATCGATAACCAGCGCCTGGCGGTGATTAGCGGCCACGCGGACGTAGAGGTAACTCTGCGCTGCCAGCGTTGCAACCAGCCGTTTGCGCATCAGGTTCACACGACATTCAGTTTCAGTCCGGTCGTCAGCGACGAGCAGGCTGAGGCGTTGCCGGAAGCGTATGAGGCGGTCTACGTCGATGAATTTGGCGAGGTGGATTTGTTGGCAATGATTGAAGATGAAATTATTCTTTCTTTGCCTATCGCGCCGGTGCATGATCCTGAACACTGTGAAGTGTCCGCAACGGAACAGGTATTTGGTAAACTACCCGCCGAGGCGGAAAAACCTAATCCATTTTCCGTATTAGCCAGTTTAAAGCATAAGTAA
- a CDS encoding Maf family protein, with the protein MCWPPLPLTASSPYRRALLEKLKIPFDYLAPDIDETPLAGETAAQMVQRLASAKAQALADRYPHHLIIGSDQCCVLAGQITGKPLTEANAIAQLTRASGKAVTFYTGLALLNSASGRLQTCMEPFVVHFRTLEDAEIAGYVRLEQPLQCAGSFQCEGLGIALFEALEGRDPNTLIGLPLLALADMLRREGVNPLRA; encoded by the coding sequence TTGTGTTGGCCTCCTCTTCCCCTTACCGCCTCTTCCCCTTACCGCCGCGCGCTGCTGGAGAAGCTGAAAATACCGTTTGATTACCTGGCGCCAGATATCGATGAAACCCCGCTCGCCGGCGAAACGGCGGCGCAAATGGTGCAGCGTTTGGCCAGCGCGAAAGCGCAGGCGCTGGCCGACAGATATCCCCACCACCTGATAATCGGTTCCGATCAGTGCTGCGTGTTAGCGGGTCAAATCACGGGTAAGCCGTTAACGGAAGCGAATGCCATTGCGCAGCTCACCCGCGCTTCCGGTAAAGCGGTAACGTTCTACACCGGTCTGGCACTGCTTAACAGCGCCAGCGGACGGCTACAGACGTGTATGGAGCCCTTTGTCGTCCATTTCCGGACGCTGGAGGACGCGGAAATCGCCGGCTATGTGCGTTTGGAACAACCTTTGCAGTGTGCGGGCAGTTTTCAGTGCGAAGGCTTGGGGATCGCGCTGTTCGAGGCGCTGGAAGGCCGCGATCCCAATACCTTGATCGGGCTGCCGCTGCTGGCACTCGCCGACATGTTGCGCCGGGAGGGGGTGAATCCGCTGCGGGCGTAA
- the rluC gene encoding 23S rRNA pseudouridine(955/2504/2580) synthase RluC: MNENNPGVHFITITADEAGQRIDNFLRTHLKGVPKSMIYRIVRKGEVRVNKKRVKPEYKLQNDDEVRIPPVRRSDDEQAPVSTGLDKVAALNDAVLYEDDYLLILNKPAGTAVHGGSGLSFGVIEGLRALRPDARFLELVHRLDRDTSGVLLVAKKRSALRALHEQLRAKGMQKDYLALVRGQWQSHVKTVAAPLLKNILASGERIVRVNSEGKPSETRFKVEERFTLATLVRASPITGRTHQIRVHAQHAGHPIAFDNRYGDGAFDQQLTGCGLNRLFLHAAALRFDHPGSGEMLRIEAPLDAPLRQCLLYLRAHHK, from the coding sequence ATGAATGAGAATAATCCCGGCGTACATTTTATCACCATCACCGCAGACGAAGCCGGTCAGCGGATAGACAATTTTTTGCGTACGCACCTCAAAGGGGTGCCGAAAAGCATGATTTACCGCATCGTGCGTAAAGGTGAAGTACGCGTCAATAAAAAAAGGGTAAAACCGGAATACAAACTGCAAAATGATGATGAAGTGCGTATTCCACCGGTACGACGGTCGGATGACGAGCAGGCGCCTGTTTCCACCGGGCTCGATAAAGTCGCCGCGTTAAATGACGCCGTGCTTTATGAAGACGATTATCTGCTGATTCTGAATAAACCGGCCGGCACGGCCGTGCATGGCGGCAGCGGTCTGAGTTTTGGCGTTATTGAAGGCCTGCGCGCCCTGCGCCCCGATGCGCGCTTTCTGGAATTGGTTCACCGCCTGGATCGGGACACCTCCGGCGTGCTGTTGGTGGCCAAGAAACGTTCGGCGCTGCGCGCGCTGCATGAGCAATTGCGCGCCAAGGGGATGCAAAAGGACTATCTGGCGCTGGTGCGCGGTCAGTGGCAGTCCCACGTTAAAACGGTCGCGGCGCCGTTGCTGAAGAATATCCTCGCCAGCGGCGAGCGCATCGTGCGGGTAAACAGCGAGGGAAAACCGTCGGAAACCCGTTTCAAGGTGGAAGAGCGGTTTACGCTGGCCACGCTGGTCAGGGCGAGTCCGATCACCGGGCGCACCCATCAGATTCGGGTTCATGCCCAACATGCCGGCCATCCCATCGCGTTTGACAATCGCTACGGCGACGGTGCGTTCGATCAGCAACTAACCGGGTGCGGTCTGAATCGCCTGTTTTTGCATGCCGCCGCGCTGCGCTTTGATCATCCCGGCAGCGGCGAAATGCTGCGGATAGAAGCGCCGCTGGATGCGCCGCTGCGCCAGTGCCTGCTGTATCTGCGCGCCCATCATAAATAG